GTCAGCACGGCAAGGGCAAGGGCATGGACGGCCGCGCCGGAAAGGACCTGGTCATCGAGGTGCCGCTGGGCACCCGGGTCTACGACGCCGAGACCGGCGAGCTGATCGCCGACCTGGTGACCGAGGGGCAGACGGCGCTCGTGGCCAAAGGCGGCGACGGCGGGCTTGGCAACGCCCACTTCGCCACCTCCACGCGCCAGGCGCCGCGGTTCGCCTTGGGCGGGCTGCCGGGCGAGAAGCGCCGGCTGCGCCTCGAGCTGCGCCTGATCGCCGACGTGGGTCTGGTGGGCTACCCCAACGCCGGCAAGTCGAGCCTGCTGGCGGCGCTCACCCGCGCCCGTCCCAAGGTGGCCGACTACCCCTTCACCACCCTGAGCCCCAACCTGGGCGTGGTCGAGGGCGAGCTGGAGCGCTTCACCCTGGCCGACATCCCCGGCATCATCGAGGGCGCTCATGAGGGCAAGGGGCTGGGCCTCGACTTCCTGCGCCACATCTCGCGCACCCGCCTGCTGCTCTACGTCCTCGACGCCACCCGCGAGCCGCGGGCCGCGCTGGCGGCGCTGCGGCGCGAGGTGGGCGCCTACGACCCCGGGCTGCTGCGGCGCCCCAGCCTGGTGGCGCTCAACAAGGTCGACCTGCTCGACGGGGACGCCGTAGAGGAGCGGGTGCACGCGCTGGCGGCCGAGGGGCTCGCGGTGGTGCCCACCTCGGCGGTGACGGGCGCGGGGCTGGAGGAGCTGAAGCAGGCCCTCTTCCAGCTGCTCCCGGCGGCCCCCCAGCCGGTCACCCCTCCGGGCCCGCGGGTGCGCGAGGAGGTGCCCGCGCTCGAGGTGCACGAGGTCGAGGAGGGCGTCTTCGAGGTGCGCGCCCCCGAGCTGGAGCAGCTGATCGGCCGCATCCGCGGCGAGCTCTTCGAGGCCGCCGAGTGGCTGCAGGGCGAGTTCCGCCGCCGCGGGGTGGAAGCGGCGCTGAAGGCGCGCGGCGTGCGCGCCGGCGACACCGTGCGGATCGGCGATCTCGAGTTCGAGTACATTCCGGAGGGCTAGATGCGCATAGGACTGTTCGGCGGCAGCTTCGATCCGGTGCACATGGGGCACCTGCTCGCCGCCAGCGAGTCGGCCGACCGGCTCGAGCTGGACGAGGTGCACTTCGTCACCGCCGCCCGCCCCCCGCACAAGCGGCCGGTGGCCCCGGCCGAGGCGCGCCACGAGATGGTGGTGCTGGCGACGATCCTGGACGGGCGCTTCCGCACCAGCCGGCTCGAGCTCGACCACCCGGGGCCGACCTTTACCGTCGACACCCTGCGCCGCGCCGCGCGGCTGTGGCCGGGGGCCGAGCTCTTCTTCATCACCGGTGCCGACGCCTACCGCGACCTGGCCACCTGGCGCGAGCCCGAGGCGCTTGTGGAGCTGGCGCGGATGGTGGCCGTGAGCCGGCCCGGCTACGACCTGAGCCGGATCGACCCCTTCTTCCGCAAGCGGGTGCGACCCATCGAGATCCCCGGGTACGACATCTCCAGCACCGAGATCCGCCGCCGCATCGCCGAGGGGCGTTCGGTGCGCTATCTGGTCCCCTACGAGGTGGAGGTCTACATTGCCAAGCACGCCCTCTATCGAAACGATCGCTGAGCGCGTTCGCGCCCGGGTTTCCCCGGAGCGCTGGGCCCACATCGTCCGCGTCGCCGAGCTGGCGCGGCGGATCGCCGAGGCCGCCGGCGCCGAAGGCGAACGCGCCTACCTGGCGGGCCTGCTGCACGACGTGGCGCGCGAGCTGCCGGAGGAAGAGCTGCTCGCCCTCTGCCCGCCCGAAAACGAGGTCGAGGCCGCCCACCCCCGCGCCCTGCACGGCTGCGCCGGCCGCAAGATCGCGGCCGAATGGGGGGTGACCGACCCCGAGGTGCTCGAGGCCATCGAGGGGCACGTCTGGGGCGTTTCGCCGGCGAATCCCGTCGGCATGGCCGTCTACGTGGCCGACACCTGCGAGCCGGGTCGCGGGGTGAACGACGACCTGCGCGAGCGCGCCCTTGCAGGCGACCTGGAAGGGGCCTACGCCGAGGCGGTGGCGCGCAAGGTGGCCTACCTGAAGGCTAAGGGGATTCCCATCCACCCCCGTACACTGAAGGCGTATGCCGAAGCGCACGCGTAGACGCCTGATCCTGCTGGGTCTCACCCTCGTTGCGCTGGGCGTCCTGGTCGCCCTCTGGCCGCACGCGAGCCGCTCCCTGACCCGCCAGGGGGCGGGGGGCGCGCCCGAGCTGAGCCTGGTGCTGGCGGCGCGCGACATCGAGTACTGCGGCCCCGCCACCCCCTGCGGCCCCGGCAGCCGCACCGACACCATCTTCTACGTGCGCCTCCTGGGAAACCGCGCCTGGGTGGTGGCCATCCCCCGCGACACCTACGTCGAGTTTGATGGTTACAAGGGCAAGATCAACGCCGTCTACGGCTTCGAGGGGGCCCAGGGCCTGGCCCGGGCGGTGGAGCAGGTGCTGGGGCTGCCGGTGGACCACTACGCGGTGCTCACCCTGGATCAGGCCGCCCGCGCCGTGGACGCGGTTGGGGGGGTGACCGTCTACCTGCCCGACGCGATGGACTACGACGACAACGCCGCGAACCTGCACATCCACATCCCCGCGGGACGGCAGCACCTGGACGGCCAGGAGGCCGTGGGCTACATGCGCTTCCGCGGCTGGGTGGGCGACGACCTGAGCCGTCTCGACCGCATCAAGGAGGTGGTGCTGCAGGTGATGAAGCGGGCCGCGAGCCCCGCCAACTGGCCGCGGGTGCCGGGTCTGGTGCGCGACTTCTGGGCCGACATGGAGACCGACGTGGACGTGGGCCAGGTACTGGCGCTGCTGCCGGGCCTGCGCGGGCTGGAGCTGAAGACGGCCACCCTGCCCACCCGCGAGGAGGGGGTCTACCTGGTCTTCGACGACGTGATGCGGCGCGCCTTCCTGGCGGCCTTCCTGGGCATCGATGCCCGCCCCTCGGTGCCGGCGCCCGAGGCGCGGGTGCTGATCCTCGACGGCAGCGGCGCGGGGCTGGGCGAGGCCTACGCCCGCGGGCTCGAGCGCCTGGCGCTGCCCGCGCCCGAGGTGCGCCGCATCCGCCTGCAGGAAGCCAGCAAGGTGCTGGTGGACACCGCGCTCGCGGCCGGCGGCTACTACGCCGAGGCCGTGCACCTGCCGCTCATCTCGCGCTTCCGGCTCTACTACGACGCCGACGTGGTCATCGTGCTGGGCCGCGATCTGGTACCCTAAGGACGAATGGTGAAGACGATCGATGCGGTAGAACTGATCACCAAGATCACCCAAGCCCTGGAAGACAAGAAGGCCGAGAACGTGGTGGCGCTGGACCTGCGCAAGGTCTCGGACTCGCTCGACTACTTCGTGATCGCCACCGGCACCAGCCAGCCCCACCTGCAGGCGCTGCAGGACCACGTCCAGGAGAAGCTGCGCGACGAGGGCATCCGCCCCGACGCGGTCGAGGGGCCCTCGAGCCGCTGGTGGCTGCTCAGCTACGGCCCGGTGCTGGTGCACATCATGAGCCCCGAGGCGCGCGAGTACTACGACCTCGAAGGTTTCTGGGCCGACGCCGAACGCCTGCCCCTCTGATCCCGTGAAAGGCCGCTGGGCCGAGGACGCCGCGCTCGAGCACCTGCTCGCGCGCGGGTACAAGCTCGTGGCCCGCAACCGGCGCACCCCCTACGGCGAGATCGACCTCTGGATGGAGCACGAGGGCGAGCCCGTCTTCGCCGAGGTGAAGCAGCGGGCCTCGGGTCGCTACGGCACGCCGCTCGAGAGCATCCGCCCCTGGAAGCTCGAGCGGATGAAGCGGAGCGCCCTCTTCCTGCTGGGCCGCGAGGACGTGAGCGTGCGCTTTCTCGCCGTGCTGGTCTCGGGCGGCCGCGAAGCCTGGAGCATCGAGCTGGTGCCCCTCGAGTGAGGCTTTACAGAAGCTTTACCTTGCGGGTCCACCCTTGATCCAGGAGGTGATGAGGCATGATGGGATGGTGGGGACCCGGTTACGGAATGGGCGGTTGGGGCTTCCTTTGGGGCCTCTTGTGGTTCGCGCTGATCGCCTGGGGGATCTACACCCTGGTGAAGATCGCCAGCCAGGGAGGCTTCCAGGGCGGAAGCTCCAGCAAGCAAGACGCGGCCCTCGAGCTGTTGCGCAAGCGCTACGCGCGCGGTGAGATCGACAAGGAGACTTACGAACGCATGAAGCGCGACCTGGAGGAGTAGGGTTTGGCCAAGATCCTGATCGTGGACGACGACCCGGCGATCCGGGAGATCCTCCGGGCCTACCTGAGCCACGAGGGCTACGAGCTCAGCGAGGCGGCCGACGGGGTGAGCGCGCTGGCGCTCGCCCCCGCCGCCGACCTGGTGGTCCTCGACCTGATGCTGCCCGAGATGGACGGGCTGGAGGTGGCGCGGCACCTGCGGCGCGACCTCCCCGACCTGCCCATTCTGATGCTCACCGCCCGGGGCGAGGAGGAGGAACGGGTGCGCGGCTTCGAGGAGGGCGCGGACGACTACGTTACCAAACCCTTCAGCCCCCGCGAGCTGGTGGCGCGGGTGCGCGCGTTGCTGCGCCGCTCCGGCCTGCACGACCGCCTCGTCTACGGCGAGCTCGAGATCGTGCCGGGGAGTCGCGAGGTCTACCTGGCGGGGCGGCCGGTGGAGCTTTCCAAGCTGGAGTTCGACCTGCTGCTCACGCTGGCGCAGCACCCGGGCATGGTCTTCAGCCGCGAGCGCCTGCTCGAGCGCGTCTGGGGCAGCGACTTCTTCGGGGTCGAGCGGGTGGTGGACGTGCACGTCGCCTCGCTGCGCAAGCGCCTGGGCGACGAGCCCGACCGGCCCCGCTTCATCGAAACGGTGCGCGGCGTGGGGTATCGTTTCAAAGAGACGGAATGAAGCTCTTCCCCAAGCTGTTCCTCAGCCACCTGCTCGTCGTGGTCATCGCCGAGGCGGCGGTCTTCGTGCTGGTCGAGTTCTTCGCGCCCCGCTTCTTCGCCGAGCACGTGGCCCGCATGGTGCACGTGGTGCAGATGATGGGGATGGGTCCGATGGTCGAGAGCCTGCGGGTCGACCTGGAGAACGGGCTCTCGGCCACCCTCACCTCGGCGCTGCTGGTCTCGCTGCCGCTTTCGGCGCTGCTGGCGGCGGTGACGGCCTACTGGGTCAGCCGCCGGCTGGCCCGCACGGCCAACCTGCTGGCCTCGGGCAGCCGCCGTATGGCGAGCGGCGACTACCGGCTGCGCCTCCCCGTCGAGGGGCGCGACGAGCTCGCCGAGCTGGCGGTGCACTTCAACAACCTGGCCGAGGCGCTGGAGCGGGTGGAGCAGACCCGGGTCGAGCTGATCGGCAACGTGGCCCACGAGCTGCGCACGCCGCTGGCGGCGCTCTTGGGCTACGCCGAGGCGGCGGCCGACGGGGTGATGCCGCCCGAGGCGGTGGCCAAGGCGATCAGCCGCGAGGTGGCGGCGATGCGCCGCCTCGTCGAGGACCTCTCGCTGGTTTCCCGGGTCGAGGCGGGCTCGGTCGAGCTGGAGCTGGCCTCCCACGACCCCGCCGAACTGGTACGCGCCGCGCACGACCGCTTCGCCAGTGTCTTCGCCTCCGCGGGGGTGGAGCTGCGGCTCGAGCTTCCCCCCGAGGGGTTGCCGCCGGTGCGGGCCGACGCCGGCCGGGTGGACCAGGTGCTCGCCAACCTGCTCTCCAACGCGCTGCGCCACACCCCCAAGGGCGGCCGGGTCGAGATCCGGCTCGCGTCTGCCGGGGAGTTCGCGCGCATCTGCGTGCGCGACACCGGACCGGGCATCCCCGAGGCCTACCAGCAGCGTATCTTCGAGCGCTTCTTCCGGCTCGACGCCGCCCGCAGCCGCGGTTCGGGCGGCAGCGGGGTCGGGCTCACGGTCTCCAAGGGGTTGGTCGAGGCCATGGGCGGGCAGATCGAGCTGCGCTCCCGCCCCGGCGAGGGGGCCGAGTTCTGCTTCACCCTGCCCTTTGCAAAAGCTTAACACTCCTTCCCTAACCTGCCAGACATGAAACGATATACGGCAGTCGCGTTGCTGCTGGCCGGCCTGGTGCTGGTCTGGTGGACGTTCGGCCCCAAGGATCAAGACCCCTTCGCAAGCGCGCTCGCAGGCGCGGACGCCGAGGAGGCGATGGCGCTCGCCAACACCTGGAAGGCGGAAGGCAAGGGGGTGCAGAGCTACGTCACCCCCGAGGCGGTCGTCTTCCGCCTCAGCGAGAGCCGCGAGGTGAAGGTGCCGCTGCCGAAGGACCGCATGGTCGTGGCCGTGGCGCCCTACGTCAGCTTCACCCACCGTTGCGAGGTTCACTTCATGTCGAGCTGCCAGGGGGAGCTGGCGGGGGAGAAGGTCTGGATCCGCGTAGAAGACGAAGGCGGCCAGGTCGTTCAGGAGGGCGAGGTCACCCTGCTGCCCAACGGCTTCGTCGAGCTCTGGCTGCCGCGCGGCAAGCGGTACAGCTTCACCGCCCGCTACAACGGCCTGGAGGCCCGCAAGACCCTGACGACCTTCGCCAACAGCCCCACCTGCGTGACCGACGTTCCGCTTACGGAGACCCCACGTGACGACAGCTAAGCACGACCGCAGAACCTTTTTGGCCATGAGCGCCGGCCTGGTCGGCCTGGGCCTGGGCTTCCCGGCCCGGGCCCAGACCCGGGCCCCCGACGCCGACGTGCTGGTGAGCCGGGGCGGGGCGATCGAGGTGGACCTCGAGGCCCGGTTCGGGCCCACCCGCCTCGCGGGCCGCAGCGCCCGCCTTTTCAGCTACGGCGGCCGGGTGCCGGGGCCGCGCATCGAGGTGCGGCCGGGGGACGAGGTCACGCTCCGGTTCCGCAACAACCTGCCGGAGCCCACGAACCTGCACTTTCACGGGTTGCACGTGCCGCCGACCGGGAACGCCGACAACATCTTCCTGGAGATTCCCGAAGGGGAGCGGCTGACCTACCGTTTCAAGATTCCCGAGAACCATCCGGCGGGCACCTTCTGGTACCACCCGCACCTGCACGGGCTGGTGGCCAAGCAGGTCTTCCTGGGGATGGCCGGCCTCTTCGTGGTGCGGGGCGAGCTCGACGA
This genomic stretch from Oceanithermus desulfurans harbors:
- a CDS encoding response regulator transcription factor, whose protein sequence is MAKILIVDDDPAIREILRAYLSHEGYELSEAADGVSALALAPAADLVVLDLMLPEMDGLEVARHLRRDLPDLPILMLTARGEEEERVRGFEEGADDYVTKPFSPRELVARVRALLRRSGLHDRLVYGELEIVPGSREVYLAGRPVELSKLEFDLLLTLAQHPGMVFSRERLLERVWGSDFFGVERVVDVHVASLRKRLGDEPDRPRFIETVRGVGYRFKETE
- the obgE gene encoding GTPase ObgE; its protein translation is MFRDTLEITVAAGHGGDGVVSFFREKYIPKGGPDGGDGGRGGSVYLKAGSGVDSLAKLSKRSYKAERGQHGKGKGMDGRAGKDLVIEVPLGTRVYDAETGELIADLVTEGQTALVAKGGDGGLGNAHFATSTRQAPRFALGGLPGEKRRLRLELRLIADVGLVGYPNAGKSSLLAALTRARPKVADYPFTTLSPNLGVVEGELERFTLADIPGIIEGAHEGKGLGLDFLRHISRTRLLLYVLDATREPRAALAALRREVGAYDPGLLRRPSLVALNKVDLLDGDAVEERVHALAAEGLAVVPTSAVTGAGLEELKQALFQLLPAAPQPVTPPGPRVREEVPALEVHEVEEGVFEVRAPELEQLIGRIRGELFEAAEWLQGEFRRRGVEAALKARGVRAGDTVRIGDLEFEYIPEG
- the yqeK gene encoding bis(5'-nucleosyl)-tetraphosphatase (symmetrical) YqeK → MPSTPSIETIAERVRARVSPERWAHIVRVAELARRIAEAAGAEGERAYLAGLLHDVARELPEEELLALCPPENEVEAAHPRALHGCAGRKIAAEWGVTDPEVLEAIEGHVWGVSPANPVGMAVYVADTCEPGRGVNDDLRERALAGDLEGAYAEAVARKVAYLKAKGIPIHPRTLKAYAEAHA
- a CDS encoding SHOCT domain-containing protein, coding for MMGWWGPGYGMGGWGFLWGLLWFALIAWGIYTLVKIASQGGFQGGSSSKQDAALELLRKRYARGEIDKETYERMKRDLEE
- a CDS encoding YraN family protein, with protein sequence MKGRWAEDAALEHLLARGYKLVARNRRTPYGEIDLWMEHEGEPVFAEVKQRASGRYGTPLESIRPWKLERMKRSALFLLGREDVSVRFLAVLVSGGREAWSIELVPLE
- a CDS encoding LCP family protein, which gives rise to MPKRTRRRLILLGLTLVALGVLVALWPHASRSLTRQGAGGAPELSLVLAARDIEYCGPATPCGPGSRTDTIFYVRLLGNRAWVVAIPRDTYVEFDGYKGKINAVYGFEGAQGLARAVEQVLGLPVDHYAVLTLDQAARAVDAVGGVTVYLPDAMDYDDNAANLHIHIPAGRQHLDGQEAVGYMRFRGWVGDDLSRLDRIKEVVLQVMKRAASPANWPRVPGLVRDFWADMETDVDVGQVLALLPGLRGLELKTATLPTREEGVYLVFDDVMRRAFLAAFLGIDARPSVPAPEARVLILDGSGAGLGEAYARGLERLALPAPEVRRIRLQEASKVLVDTALAAGGYYAEAVHLPLISRFRLYYDADVVIVLGRDLVP
- a CDS encoding sensor histidine kinase is translated as MKLFPKLFLSHLLVVVIAEAAVFVLVEFFAPRFFAEHVARMVHVVQMMGMGPMVESLRVDLENGLSATLTSALLVSLPLSALLAAVTAYWVSRRLARTANLLASGSRRMASGDYRLRLPVEGRDELAELAVHFNNLAEALERVEQTRVELIGNVAHELRTPLAALLGYAEAAADGVMPPEAVAKAISREVAAMRRLVEDLSLVSRVEAGSVELELASHDPAELVRAAHDRFASVFASAGVELRLELPPEGLPPVRADAGRVDQVLANLLSNALRHTPKGGRVEIRLASAGEFARICVRDTGPGIPEAYQQRIFERFFRLDAARSRGSGGSGVGLTVSKGLVEAMGGQIELRSRPGEGAEFCFTLPFAKA
- the rsfS gene encoding ribosome silencing factor yields the protein MVKTIDAVELITKITQALEDKKAENVVALDLRKVSDSLDYFVIATGTSQPHLQALQDHVQEKLRDEGIRPDAVEGPSSRWWLLSYGPVLVHIMSPEAREYYDLEGFWADAERLPL
- the nadD gene encoding nicotinate-nucleotide adenylyltransferase; the encoded protein is MRIGLFGGSFDPVHMGHLLAASESADRLELDEVHFVTAARPPHKRPVAPAEARHEMVVLATILDGRFRTSRLELDHPGPTFTVDTLRRAARLWPGAELFFITGADAYRDLATWREPEALVELARMVAVSRPGYDLSRIDPFFRKRVRPIEIPGYDISSTEIRRRIAEGRSVRYLVPYEVEVYIAKHALYRNDR
- a CDS encoding CueP family metal-binding protein, giving the protein MKRYTAVALLLAGLVLVWWTFGPKDQDPFASALAGADAEEAMALANTWKAEGKGVQSYVTPEAVVFRLSESREVKVPLPKDRMVVAVAPYVSFTHRCEVHFMSSCQGELAGEKVWIRVEDEGGQVVQEGEVTLLPNGFVELWLPRGKRYSFTARYNGLEARKTLTTFANSPTCVTDVPLTETPRDDS